A single region of the Arthrobacter sp. V1I7 genome encodes:
- a CDS encoding shikimate kinase, producing the protein MPAENNAAFRPIALIGPMAVGKSAIGRQLAEQLGAAFVDTDVAIVATHGTIAEIFAVRGEHAFRELEARTVAKAIEDAQLTSTVVSLGGGAVLDSGTQQLLEQCTVVYLECDAETVAERIARNSGRPLLAGDAMERWKALFATRRPVYERLADLVFDVRSGSVPDLAHRLQDALGGSVAAKTAAGSTPAATKEVEK; encoded by the coding sequence GTGCCGGCCGAGAACAATGCCGCCTTCCGACCCATCGCGCTGATCGGTCCGATGGCCGTGGGCAAGTCGGCCATCGGACGGCAGCTCGCCGAGCAGCTGGGGGCGGCCTTCGTGGACACCGACGTCGCGATTGTCGCGACGCACGGGACCATCGCCGAAATCTTCGCGGTCCGGGGCGAGCACGCCTTCCGTGAACTGGAGGCCCGGACCGTGGCGAAGGCCATCGAGGACGCGCAGCTCACCAGCACGGTGGTGTCCCTGGGCGGCGGCGCCGTGCTGGACTCCGGAACCCAGCAGCTGCTGGAGCAGTGCACCGTGGTGTACCTCGAATGTGACGCGGAAACGGTAGCGGAACGCATCGCCAGGAACTCCGGCCGCCCGCTGCTGGCGGGTGACGCCATGGAACGATGGAAGGCCCTGTTCGCCACCCGCCGGCCCGTCTACGAGCGGCTGGCCGATTTAGTATTCGACGTCCGGAGCGGATCCGTTCCGGACCTCGCCCACCGGCTGCAAGATGCGCTGGGTGGGTCCGTCGCCGCGAAAACCGCGGCAGGATCCACGCCGGCGGCGACAAAGGAAGTTGAAAAGTGA
- a CDS encoding PrsW family intramembrane metalloprotease: MTSSNPHSGGHAPLPQQANPSWMGHVPEQHYRPAPANYAGRPQTALPPAVPAARSSRRSTGAVGLVAGGGALGFISLFTVLPFVLGSTGIAGFVVGFVASLLPLGAVLLAVRVIDRWEPEPKRLLLFAFVWGAVVSISVTLLIQPYFSLAAGPASGLDYRTFAVTVQAPVVEEFAKSLGLLLLLLFARRHFDGPVDGVVFAFTVAGGFAFTENILYFGRAIAESSDPGTDLAVVFFLRGVMSPFAHAIFTGTTGLILGIAARRWHNGLSVVAFAVGLIPAMLLHSGWNSMGEDFLAQYILVQVPIFLLAVLVIVLLRVAERRLTRQRLKEYAATGWFTPAEVEMVSTPAGRRTALRWARSVDRGPQMKAFLHAATQLAFTRQRILSGRDVPAHQHDEQRLLSDVVGLRAAVVR; encoded by the coding sequence ATGACGAGCTCCAATCCGCATTCCGGCGGCCACGCGCCGCTGCCGCAGCAAGCCAACCCGAGCTGGATGGGGCACGTCCCGGAACAGCATTACCGGCCGGCACCGGCGAACTACGCGGGCCGGCCCCAGACCGCCCTGCCTCCCGCCGTTCCGGCCGCCCGCAGCAGCCGGCGTTCCACCGGCGCGGTGGGGCTGGTGGCAGGCGGCGGGGCGCTCGGCTTCATCAGCCTGTTCACGGTCCTGCCGTTCGTCCTGGGCAGCACCGGTATCGCGGGCTTCGTCGTCGGCTTCGTCGCTTCGCTGCTGCCGCTTGGCGCGGTTCTGCTCGCCGTGCGCGTGATCGACCGCTGGGAGCCCGAGCCCAAGCGTCTGCTGCTCTTCGCCTTCGTCTGGGGGGCGGTGGTCTCCATCTCGGTCACCCTTCTGATCCAGCCATACTTCTCGCTCGCCGCCGGACCGGCGTCCGGACTGGACTACCGGACCTTCGCCGTCACCGTGCAGGCGCCGGTGGTCGAGGAGTTCGCCAAGTCGCTGGGCCTGCTGCTGCTCCTGCTGTTCGCGCGCCGGCACTTCGACGGCCCGGTCGACGGCGTGGTGTTCGCCTTCACGGTCGCCGGCGGCTTCGCGTTCACCGAGAACATCCTGTACTTCGGCCGGGCCATCGCCGAATCTTCCGACCCCGGCACCGATCTCGCGGTGGTGTTCTTCCTGCGCGGCGTCATGTCGCCCTTCGCGCACGCCATTTTCACCGGGACCACCGGACTCATTCTTGGCATTGCCGCACGGCGCTGGCATAACGGGCTGTCCGTGGTGGCGTTCGCCGTCGGCCTGATCCCCGCAATGCTGCTGCACAGCGGCTGGAACAGCATGGGAGAGGACTTCCTGGCGCAGTACATCCTGGTCCAGGTGCCGATCTTCCTGCTGGCGGTCCTGGTCATTGTGCTGCTGCGGGTCGCGGAACGGCGGCTGACCCGCCAGCGGCTCAAGGAGTACGCGGCGACCGGCTGGTTCACGCCCGCGGAGGTGGAAATGGTGTCCACACCTGCGGGCCGGCGTACGGCCCTGCGCTGGGCCAGATCCGTCGACCGGGGTCCGCAGATGAAGGCCTTCCTGCACGCCGCGACGCAACTTGCCTTCACCCGGCAGCGGATCCTCAGCGGCCGGGACGTACCGGCCCACCAGCACGACGAGCAACGCCTGCTCTCCGACGTCGTCGGCCTGCGCGCCGCCGTCGTCCGTTAA
- a CDS encoding tetratricopeptide repeat protein, translating into MNGLGAGTSEWPDGGFAGIRINPVSLMPEIVNEDACAEALSASADPADLIFVRLVEGHAGEAAELLAEARYKDPDSLRLRIFEADVLRVSNSSDRAVELFRQLLAETRGTPDEAVIRQQLGRSYFAGGNIAAAVESFARALDLRVAGSADAALIYASTVALQRARDVLDLAS; encoded by the coding sequence ATGAACGGCCTCGGGGCCGGCACCAGCGAATGGCCTGATGGCGGGTTTGCCGGGATAAGGATCAATCCGGTCAGCCTGATGCCGGAGATCGTCAACGAGGACGCCTGCGCCGAGGCGCTGTCGGCTTCCGCGGATCCCGCGGACCTGATCTTCGTGCGCCTCGTCGAGGGGCACGCCGGCGAAGCAGCGGAGCTGCTGGCCGAGGCCCGGTACAAGGACCCGGATTCGCTCCGGCTGCGCATCTTCGAGGCTGACGTGCTGCGGGTCTCGAACAGCTCCGACCGGGCCGTCGAGCTGTTCCGGCAGCTGCTGGCGGAAACCCGGGGTACCCCGGACGAAGCCGTCATCCGTCAGCAGCTCGGCCGCTCCTACTTCGCCGGCGGCAATATCGCCGCCGCCGTGGAGTCCTTTGCAAGAGCGCTGGATCTCCGCGTGGCCGGTTCCGCCGACGCGGCGCTGATCTACGCCTCCACGGTGGCCCTGCAACGGGCCCGGGACGTGCTGGATCTCGCCTCCTAA
- the aroB gene encoding 3-dehydroquinate synthase: MITESTVIKVTGQTPGENYDVVVGRGLLAGLPALLGERVKRVLVIHPRALRLTGDTVREELASAGFTALTAEIPDAEEGKHIEVASFCWQVLGQNDFTRSDAVVAVGGGAVTDLAGFVAATWLRGVKIIHMPTSLLAMVDAAVGGKTGINTAEGKNLVGSFHPPAGVLADLDTLDTLPKNEIISGMAEVIKCGFIADPAILELIERDPAAVSDPRSDAVRELIERAITVKARVVSADLKEAGEREILNYGHTLGHAIELVERYSWRHGAAVSVGMMFAAELARSVGRLSDADADRHRSILESLGLPITYRRDRWQALLDGMRRDKKSRGDLLRFVVLDGIARPGILDVPDTSLLFAAYQEIAS; encoded by the coding sequence GTGATTACCGAATCAACCGTCATCAAGGTCACCGGCCAGACGCCCGGCGAAAACTACGACGTCGTGGTGGGCCGCGGCCTGCTGGCCGGGCTTCCGGCCCTGCTGGGGGAGCGCGTCAAACGGGTCCTCGTCATCCACCCCCGCGCCCTGCGGCTCACCGGAGACACCGTCCGCGAGGAGCTGGCCTCCGCCGGCTTCACCGCACTGACGGCCGAAATCCCTGACGCCGAAGAAGGCAAGCACATCGAGGTGGCGTCCTTCTGCTGGCAGGTGCTGGGACAGAACGACTTCACCCGCTCGGACGCCGTCGTCGCCGTCGGCGGCGGAGCCGTCACCGACCTGGCCGGCTTCGTGGCAGCCACCTGGCTTCGCGGCGTCAAGATAATCCACATGCCCACCAGCCTCCTGGCCATGGTTGACGCCGCGGTGGGCGGGAAAACCGGGATCAACACGGCCGAGGGCAAGAACCTCGTCGGATCATTCCACCCGCCCGCAGGGGTCCTCGCGGACCTCGACACCCTCGACACGCTGCCGAAGAACGAGATCATCTCCGGCATGGCCGAGGTCATCAAGTGCGGCTTCATCGCCGACCCCGCCATCCTCGAGCTGATCGAACGGGATCCTGCCGCGGTCTCCGATCCCCGCTCCGATGCCGTGCGTGAACTGATCGAACGCGCCATCACGGTCAAGGCCAGGGTCGTGTCGGCGGACCTCAAGGAGGCCGGCGAGCGTGAAATCCTCAACTACGGCCACACCCTGGGTCACGCGATCGAACTCGTCGAGCGCTACTCCTGGCGCCACGGCGCAGCCGTCTCCGTCGGCATGATGTTCGCCGCGGAGCTGGCCCGCAGCGTCGGCCGGCTCAGCGACGCCGACGCCGATCGGCACCGGAGCATCCTGGAAAGCCTCGGGCTTCCCATCACCTACCGCCGGGACCGCTGGCAGGCGCTGCTGGACGGCATGCGGCGGGACAAGAAGTCGCGCGGGGACCTGCTGCGTTTCGTCGTGCTCGACGGCATCGCCCGTCCCGGTATCCTCGACGTCCCGGACACTTCGCTGCTGTTCGCCGCCTACCAGGAGATCGCCTCCTGA
- a CDS encoding serine hydrolase → MTQDPVLAAALRTGLGPRPSRFAAAAVTIDDVTLAVDGVAPDADFEIGSISKGITGLLYVDACARGEIRPDATLGELLPLGGGAVAGLRLLDVSRHSSGLPRLPPGLPGAASRLKRTVSYLVHGTNPYGGSLVELLEQARAVRLQPPRPRYSNLGFELLGHAIAAGAGMGYRELVATRLCAPLGLDSVYLPATPAELRPEALTGCSRSGRAKEPWTGEALAPAGGIRASIRDMARLTQALLDGSAPGLSALDPVADFAGPAARIGAAWITLEVKRRRITWHNGATGGFRSWIGLDREAGAGVVLLSASSQPVDRHGFALLRELAAH, encoded by the coding sequence GTGACTCAAGATCCAGTGCTCGCTGCGGCGCTCAGGACCGGGCTCGGGCCGCGGCCTTCCCGGTTCGCAGCCGCCGCCGTGACCATCGATGATGTAACTCTGGCGGTCGACGGCGTCGCACCCGATGCCGACTTCGAAATTGGCTCCATCTCCAAAGGGATCACCGGCCTGTTGTACGTGGACGCGTGCGCGCGGGGCGAGATTCGTCCGGACGCGACCCTGGGGGAGTTGTTGCCGCTGGGCGGCGGTGCCGTCGCTGGCCTCAGGCTCCTGGACGTGAGCCGGCATTCCTCCGGGCTCCCGAGGCTGCCCCCGGGACTTCCGGGGGCGGCTTCCCGGCTGAAGCGCACGGTTTCATACCTCGTGCACGGGACAAATCCTTACGGCGGGAGCCTCGTGGAACTGCTGGAGCAGGCACGCGCGGTTCGGCTCCAGCCGCCGCGGCCGCGGTACTCCAACCTCGGCTTTGAACTCCTCGGCCACGCCATCGCTGCCGGGGCCGGGATGGGCTACCGGGAACTCGTCGCCACCCGCCTCTGTGCGCCGCTGGGTCTCGACTCGGTCTACCTGCCCGCCACGCCCGCCGAGCTGCGACCGGAAGCCCTCACCGGCTGCAGCCGCTCCGGTCGCGCGAAGGAACCCTGGACGGGGGAGGCCCTGGCACCCGCCGGAGGCATCCGGGCGTCCATCCGCGACATGGCCAGGCTCACCCAGGCGCTTCTGGACGGTTCGGCCCCGGGGCTGTCCGCCCTGGACCCGGTGGCGGACTTCGCCGGTCCGGCGGCTCGCATCGGCGCCGCATGGATCACGCTGGAGGTCAAAAGACGCCGGATCACCTGGCACAACGGCGCGACCGGGGGATTCCGCAGCTGGATCGGCCTGGACCGGGAGGCGGGTGCCGGTGTCGTGTTGCTGTCGGCTTCCTCACAGCCGGTGGACCGCCACGGCTTTGCGCTGCTGCGGGAGCTGGCGGCGCACTGA
- the efp gene encoding elongation factor P — protein MATTNDIKNGTVLKLEGQLWNIIEFQHVKPGKGGAFVRTKMRNVMSGKVVDKTFNAGLKIETATVDRRDYQYLYQDGADFVFMDTTDFDQLTVPGATVGDATNFMLENQMVNIAIHEGNPLYIELPPSVVLEITYTEPGLQGDRSSAGTKPATLETGYEIQVPLFVENNTRVKVDTRDGSYLGRVND, from the coding sequence GTGGCAACCACTAACGACATCAAGAACGGCACCGTCCTTAAGCTTGAGGGCCAGCTCTGGAACATCATCGAGTTCCAGCACGTCAAGCCCGGCAAGGGTGGCGCGTTCGTGCGCACCAAGATGCGCAACGTGATGTCCGGCAAGGTCGTCGACAAGACCTTCAACGCCGGACTCAAGATCGAGACCGCCACCGTTGACCGCCGCGATTACCAGTACCTGTACCAGGACGGCGCCGACTTCGTGTTCATGGACACCACGGACTTCGACCAGCTGACCGTGCCCGGCGCCACCGTTGGCGACGCCACCAACTTCATGCTCGAGAACCAGATGGTCAACATCGCCATCCACGAGGGCAACCCGCTGTACATCGAACTTCCCCCGAGCGTCGTGCTCGAGATCACCTACACGGAACCGGGCCTGCAGGGTGACCGTTCCTCGGCCGGCACCAAGCCCGCCACGCTTGAGACCGGTTACGAGATCCAGGTGCCCTTGTTCGTCGAGAACAACACCAGGGTCAAGGTCGACACCCGCGACGGCAGCTACCTCGGCCGGGTCAACGACTAG
- a CDS encoding shikimate dehydrogenase, translated as MTLRAAVLGHPISHSKSPALHRAAYAHLGVEIAYSAIDVTEEDLPALMARVREDARHGEGWRGLSVTMPLKTAMVAEVDEVRGVARALGVINTVAFEPSAAGGHPVGNTPGSPRLVGYNTDVAGIVNALRHAGASAAPTAAILGGGGTAAAAIAALRELGAPGADVFVRDVGRAVEARAASAAVGLPIRVRPITGAAAGVAAADVVISTLPPRAADTLAAELQQAFAGERAPETARNRPGVLLDVAYDPWPSRIAAAWQDAGGTVVPGLEMLIYQAVEQVRHFSRLGDAVPEEVIDVMCVAVGAPRRVF; from the coding sequence ATGACGCTGCGGGCCGCCGTGCTTGGGCACCCCATCAGCCATTCGAAGTCACCCGCACTGCACCGGGCAGCCTATGCCCATCTCGGTGTCGAGATCGCATACTCGGCGATCGACGTGACCGAGGAGGACCTGCCGGCCCTCATGGCGCGCGTGCGGGAGGACGCCCGGCACGGCGAGGGCTGGCGCGGCCTGTCCGTCACGATGCCCCTGAAAACCGCAATGGTCGCCGAAGTCGACGAGGTCCGCGGCGTGGCCCGCGCGCTCGGCGTCATCAACACCGTGGCCTTCGAGCCGTCCGCGGCCGGTGGCCACCCTGTCGGGAACACCCCGGGATCCCCCCGCCTGGTCGGCTACAACACCGACGTCGCCGGCATTGTCAACGCCCTGCGTCACGCGGGCGCCTCGGCCGCCCCCACCGCCGCCATCCTCGGCGGCGGCGGGACCGCTGCCGCAGCCATCGCAGCCCTGAGGGAACTCGGCGCCCCCGGCGCGGATGTCTTTGTGCGCGATGTCGGCCGCGCCGTCGAAGCGCGGGCCGCCTCCGCCGCCGTCGGGCTGCCGATTCGGGTGCGTCCGATCACCGGAGCCGCGGCGGGCGTGGCCGCCGCCGACGTCGTCATCTCCACGCTGCCGCCCCGCGCCGCCGATACCTTGGCAGCGGAGCTGCAGCAGGCCTTTGCGGGGGAGCGCGCCCCGGAAACCGCCCGCAACCGTCCCGGCGTGCTGCTGGATGTGGCCTACGATCCCTGGCCGAGCCGGATCGCCGCGGCGTGGCAGGATGCCGGCGGCACGGTGGTCCCCGGACTCGAGATGCTGATCTACCAGGCGGTGGAACAGGTACGCCACTTCAGCCGGCTTGGCGACGCGGTCCCGGAGGAAGTCATAGATGTGATGTGTGTCGCAGTGGGGGCACCCCGACGGGTGTTCTGA
- the aroC gene encoding chorismate synthase produces MLRWLTAGESHGPALVGIIEGVPAGVELTSVQIADALARRRLGYGRGARMKFEQDVVTILGGVRHGISQGGPVAIQVGNTEWPKWEQIMSADPVDPEILADQARNAPLTRPRPGHADFTGMQKYGFDEARPVLERASARETATRVALGTVASAFLKQLGIELVSHTVSIASVAVPEGRPLPLPGNVLALDADPLRCFDRETSDAMVAEVDGAHKEGETLGGVVEVLAYGLPPGLGSYVHWDRRLDSRLAGALMGIQAIKGVEVGDGFLTASRRGSAAHDEIVKDADGRIIRTSNRAGGIEGGMSIGDVLRVRAAMKPIATVPRALRTVDVSTGEAAKAHHQRSDVCAVPAAGVVAEAMVALVLAEAVTEKFGGDSVEETARNIKGYLDSIPAALDSIGQ; encoded by the coding sequence ATGTTGCGTTGGTTGACTGCCGGAGAATCCCATGGTCCGGCCCTGGTCGGAATTATTGAAGGCGTGCCCGCCGGTGTTGAACTCACCAGCGTCCAGATCGCGGATGCGCTGGCGCGCCGCCGGCTCGGTTACGGCCGCGGGGCGCGGATGAAGTTCGAGCAGGACGTGGTGACCATCCTCGGCGGCGTCCGTCATGGCATCAGCCAGGGCGGACCGGTAGCAATCCAGGTCGGCAACACCGAATGGCCCAAATGGGAGCAGATCATGTCTGCCGACCCCGTGGACCCGGAGATCCTCGCTGACCAGGCCCGCAACGCCCCGCTGACGCGGCCGCGGCCGGGTCACGCTGACTTTACCGGCATGCAGAAATACGGCTTCGACGAGGCACGTCCGGTGTTGGAACGCGCGAGTGCCCGCGAAACCGCCACCCGGGTGGCCCTCGGCACCGTGGCCTCGGCTTTCCTGAAGCAACTCGGCATCGAACTGGTCTCCCACACCGTCTCGATCGCCAGCGTTGCCGTCCCGGAAGGCCGTCCGCTGCCGCTCCCGGGCAACGTCCTGGCCCTCGACGCGGACCCCTTGCGCTGCTTCGACCGCGAAACCTCCGACGCCATGGTGGCCGAGGTCGACGGCGCGCATAAGGAAGGTGAGACTCTCGGCGGCGTGGTCGAGGTGCTCGCCTACGGGCTTCCGCCCGGACTCGGCAGCTACGTCCACTGGGACCGCCGCCTCGATTCGCGCCTCGCCGGTGCCCTGATGGGCATCCAGGCGATCAAGGGCGTCGAAGTCGGCGACGGCTTCCTCACCGCTTCCCGCCGCGGCTCGGCTGCCCATGACGAGATCGTCAAGGACGCGGACGGCAGGATCATCCGCACGTCCAACCGGGCCGGCGGCATCGAAGGCGGCATGAGCATCGGCGATGTACTGCGCGTCCGCGCGGCCATGAAGCCGATTGCCACCGTGCCGCGTGCCCTCCGGACCGTGGACGTCAGCACGGGGGAGGCCGCCAAGGCCCACCACCAGCGCTCCGACGTGTGTGCGGTCCCGGCGGCCGGCGTCGTCGCGGAAGCCATGGTGGCCCTTGTCCTCGCCGAAGCCGTCACGGAAAAGTTCGGCGGCGACTCGGTGGAGGAAACCGCCCGCAACATCAAGGGTTATCTGGACAGCATTCCGGCGGCCCTGGACTCGATCGGCCAGTAG
- the nusB gene encoding transcription antitermination factor NusB, producing MSARGKARNRALDVLFEAEQRSVSAFDVLKSRREQTDQIVNPYTLEIVEGVVSHQPAIDEFLETYSQGWTLERMPSVDRIILRIGTWELLYNDDVPDGVAVSEAVALAKTLSTDESPQFINGLLGRLQQLKPSLLA from the coding sequence GTGAGCGCCCGCGGTAAGGCCCGCAACCGGGCCCTGGATGTACTCTTCGAGGCCGAGCAGCGCTCCGTCTCGGCGTTCGACGTGCTGAAGTCCCGTCGCGAACAGACGGACCAGATCGTCAATCCGTACACCCTCGAAATCGTCGAGGGCGTCGTCTCCCACCAGCCGGCGATCGACGAGTTCCTGGAAACCTATTCACAGGGCTGGACCCTGGAGCGGATGCCGTCCGTAGACCGCATCATCCTGCGGATCGGCACCTGGGAGCTGCTCTACAACGATGATGTGCCCGACGGCGTTGCCGTGAGCGAGGCCGTGGCGCTGGCCAAGACCCTCTCCACCGACGAGTCGCCGCAGTTCATCAACGGCCTGCTGGGCCGCCTGCAGCAGCTGAAACCTTCGCTGCTCGCCTGA
- a CDS encoding IS1380 family transposase, translating into MQLFHRSTRVSAAFDDSNLVSAAGLVPAMALAMKTCLGELADQWLTLPGYFGANAGLKVTAMVAGMVAGADSIDDMALLRHGGMKKLFAGAYAPSTLGSFLRAFTFGHVRQLDALAARWLVNVAAVAPIASGIDDYALVDIDDTIKEVHGYRKQGSGYGYSGVRGLNALIGILSTATAAPVIIGARLRKGSSGSPRGAGKFIGDILATVKRLRGKDATGLVLLRADSAFYGHSVVAAAHRAGAKVSITARMDPAVKRSIATINEQAWTTIQYTDAVRDETTGAWISSAEVAETAFTAFVGRKKAERIHGRLVVRRIPELNAKASAGQQTLFDTHRFHAFFTTSALDTVTADKTHRQHAIIEQVNADLKDSALAHLPSGKFTANAAWLVLAAIAFNLSRAIGTLASTDLGKARSGTIRRKIITVPARIATSARRIILHLPANWPWETSWSNLFEAACGPPRTATI; encoded by the coding sequence GTGCAACTTTTCCATAGATCCACGCGCGTGTCAGCCGCGTTCGATGATTCCAATCTCGTGTCGGCCGCAGGGCTGGTCCCGGCGATGGCGCTGGCGATGAAAACCTGCCTGGGCGAACTCGCTGATCAGTGGCTGACGCTGCCCGGATACTTCGGCGCAAATGCGGGGTTGAAGGTCACTGCGATGGTCGCGGGCATGGTCGCCGGGGCCGATTCCATCGATGACATGGCCTTGCTGCGGCACGGCGGGATGAAGAAACTCTTCGCCGGCGCATATGCCCCGTCGACTCTGGGATCGTTCCTGAGGGCGTTCACTTTCGGCCATGTCCGCCAGCTCGACGCCCTCGCGGCCCGGTGGCTGGTGAACGTCGCCGCCGTGGCCCCGATCGCCTCCGGTATCGATGATTACGCTTTGGTCGATATCGACGACACCATCAAGGAAGTCCACGGCTACCGGAAACAGGGTTCCGGATACGGTTACTCAGGGGTCCGGGGATTGAACGCGCTGATCGGGATCCTCTCGACCGCGACCGCGGCGCCGGTCATCATCGGCGCGAGGCTGCGCAAGGGAAGCTCCGGGTCCCCGCGCGGGGCGGGGAAGTTCATCGGTGACATCCTTGCCACCGTGAAACGGCTGCGTGGCAAGGACGCCACCGGGCTGGTGCTGCTGCGTGCCGACAGCGCGTTCTACGGCCACTCAGTTGTCGCCGCTGCCCACCGCGCAGGCGCAAAAGTGTCCATTACCGCCAGGATGGACCCGGCCGTCAAACGCTCCATCGCCACCATCAACGAGCAGGCCTGGACCACAATCCAATACACCGACGCAGTCCGCGATGAAACCACCGGAGCCTGGATTTCCTCGGCGGAAGTCGCCGAAACCGCCTTCACTGCCTTCGTGGGCCGAAAGAAAGCCGAACGCATCCACGGGCGCCTGGTCGTGCGCCGGATCCCGGAACTGAACGCCAAAGCCAGCGCGGGGCAACAGACCCTGTTCGACACCCACCGCTTCCACGCCTTCTTCACCACCAGCGCCCTAGACACCGTCACCGCAGACAAAACCCACCGCCAACACGCCATAATCGAGCAGGTCAACGCAGACCTCAAAGACAGTGCCCTGGCGCACCTGCCCTCGGGAAAATTCACCGCCAACGCAGCCTGGCTGGTCCTGGCGGCCATCGCCTTCAACCTCTCACGCGCCATCGGCACCCTCGCCAGCACCGACCTGGGCAAGGCACGCAGCGGAACCATCCGCCGAAAAATCATCACCGTCCCCGCCAGGATCGCGACCTCGGCACGGAGAATCATCCTGCACCTGCCCGCCAACTGGCCCTGGGAAACCAGCTGGTCAAATCTCTTCGAAGCGGCCTGCGGGCCACCACGGACCGCCACCATCTGA
- the mltG gene encoding endolytic transglycosylase MltG, translating into MSPVNSDDSPGDAFGASGRPLTRKEIRAREKSLMTQGHEIIPPQAFETGQDSPTATPAAAPPAAPAPGPAAPAAAAPPVHAPTSPAAGPAAHEDTASQDTVPAESASQDAVPEDAAREYAPREYARREYAGGVITASGPHHETDLQPGYAAHPGAGYSGYAAHSDDVYGDDSNRHPDYHHEEAGHEVMAGASAKPNGKASARKVRRRRFLALVLTLSVFVAAIAVGAQFIKPFLGGDTVADYPGPGTGEVTITVPPGAGPKSVASELQDKKVVANADAFLKEFAASGGALSPGDFSLRHEMKNSDAVAVLLNQDKGKVMYFALNAGLRIGESLQAISEGTGVPVAELKSLSDSPAQFGVPSSSKNLEGFLAPGEYRFPLGTPAKDILQELASTTLDELEAQGITDPAKQYDVVTVASIVQAEGGQAEYGDVAGAIYNRLKPGNTETNGLIQSDATVTYGLGIRSFHIDEAQKADTSNPYNTYANTGLPAGPVGSPGKTAIDAAAKPKSNDYLYWVTINLDTKETKFSRTLAEHNGYVQQYNAWCEANAGRCV; encoded by the coding sequence GTGAGCCCGGTCAACAGTGACGACTCCCCAGGGGACGCGTTCGGCGCCTCCGGCCGACCGCTGACGCGCAAAGAGATCAGGGCCCGGGAAAAGTCCCTGATGACCCAGGGCCACGAGATCATCCCGCCGCAGGCCTTCGAGACCGGGCAGGACAGCCCGACGGCGACGCCCGCCGCAGCCCCGCCCGCCGCACCCGCGCCCGGTCCCGCGGCGCCCGCGGCAGCGGCACCGCCAGTCCATGCGCCCACATCTCCGGCCGCCGGGCCGGCGGCGCATGAGGATACTGCGTCCCAGGACACCGTCCCGGCGGAGTCCGCATCCCAGGACGCGGTGCCTGAGGACGCAGCGCGCGAGTACGCCCCGCGCGAGTACGCCCGGCGCGAGTACGCCGGCGGCGTCATTACGGCGTCCGGGCCACACCACGAAACTGACCTTCAGCCCGGCTACGCGGCGCACCCGGGTGCGGGGTACTCCGGCTACGCGGCCCACAGCGACGATGTCTATGGCGATGACTCCAACCGCCACCCTGACTACCACCACGAGGAAGCCGGACACGAAGTAATGGCCGGAGCTTCCGCCAAACCCAACGGCAAGGCATCTGCCAGGAAAGTCCGCCGCCGCCGTTTCCTCGCCCTTGTGCTGACCCTGTCGGTCTTCGTGGCCGCGATCGCTGTGGGGGCGCAGTTCATCAAGCCCTTCCTTGGCGGCGACACGGTGGCCGACTACCCGGGACCGGGAACCGGCGAGGTGACGATTACGGTTCCCCCCGGTGCGGGACCCAAATCCGTGGCCTCGGAACTCCAGGACAAGAAGGTCGTGGCCAACGCCGACGCCTTCCTGAAGGAATTCGCAGCCTCCGGCGGAGCCCTGAGCCCGGGCGACTTCAGCCTGCGCCACGAGATGAAGAATTCCGACGCCGTAGCCGTGCTGCTGAACCAGGACAAGGGCAAGGTCATGTACTTCGCCCTCAACGCAGGCCTTCGGATCGGCGAGTCGCTGCAGGCGATTTCCGAGGGCACCGGGGTTCCGGTCGCCGAGCTGAAGAGCCTCAGCGACTCCCCGGCCCAGTTCGGCGTTCCGTCCAGTTCGAAGAACCTCGAGGGCTTCCTCGCGCCCGGGGAATACCGCTTCCCGCTTGGCACCCCGGCCAAGGATATCCTGCAGGAACTCGCGTCCACCACCCTGGATGAGCTCGAGGCCCAGGGCATCACGGACCCGGCCAAACAGTACGACGTCGTCACGGTCGCCAGCATTGTCCAGGCTGAGGGCGGACAGGCGGAATACGGGGACGTGGCCGGCGCGATCTACAACCGGCTCAAGCCCGGCAACACCGAAACCAACGGGCTGATCCAGTCCGACGCAACCGTGACCTACGGTCTCGGAATCCGGAGTTTCCATATCGACGAGGCGCAGAAAGCCGATACCTCCAATCCGTACAACACGTACGCAAACACCGGCCTGCCGGCTGGGCCTGTCGGCTCGCCCGGAAAGACAGCCATCGATGCCGCAGCGAAGCCCAAGTCCAACGACTACCTCTACTGGGTGACCATCAACCTGGACACCAAGGAGACCAAGTTCTCGAGGACCCTGGCGGAACACAACGGCTACGTGCAGCAGTACAACGCCTGGTGCGAGGCCAACGCCGGACGCTGCGTATGA